Proteins found in one Candidatus Manganitrophaceae bacterium genomic segment:
- a CDS encoding BrnT family toxin, with the protein MEFEWNEKKNLANREKHGITFDEAALIFEGPTFTRIDDRKDYGEIRTISIGKLVEKVVVTVIHTTRDGRIRIISARLANRIERKKYNVYCSKIT; encoded by the coding sequence TTGGAATTTGAATGGAATGAAAAGAAGAATCTAGCCAACAGAGAGAAGCACGGGATTACCTTCGATGAAGCGGCATTGATTTTTGAAGGACCGACGTTTACGAGAATCGATGATCGCAAAGACTATGGAGAAATCCGGACGATTAGCATTGGGAAGTTGGTCGAAAAGGTTGTGGTGACAGTTATCCACACCACGAGGGATGGCCGAATCCGTATTATTTCAGCACGTTTGGCTAACCGTATAGAAAGGAAGAAATATAATGTCTACTGTTCGAAAATCACTTAA
- a CDS encoding 3-oxoacyl-ACP synthase, whose product MSTVRKSLKELSISKERLGQLNSIRDKDIDYSDIPKLDEDFWKKAELVMPSGKKQLTVRLDADVLAWLKSQGKGYHSRINAILRSYYVAHREESR is encoded by the coding sequence ATGTCTACTGTTCGAAAATCACTTAAAGAGCTGTCCATATCAAAAGAAAGATTGGGGCAGTTAAACTCTATTCGCGATAAGGACATCGACTACAGCGACATTCCCAAGCTGGACGAAGACTTCTGGAAGAAGGCTGAACTGGTAATGCCGTCCGGGAAAAAACAGTTAACCGTTCGCTTGGATGCAGACGTTTTGGCGTGGTTGAAAAGTCAGGGCAAAGGATACCATAGCCGTATTAACGCCATTTTGCGGTCTTATTATGTAGCCCATAGGGAAGAGTCCCGCTGA
- the higA gene encoding addiction module antidote protein, HigA family: protein MPMKNPPHPGRSIKHACLEPLNLTVTEAAKVLGVGRPALSAVINGKAGISPEMAIRLEQAFGSTADTWLAMQTAYDLAQARLNSGSIRIKRLELA, encoded by the coding sequence ATGCCGATGAAGAATCCACCCCACCCCGGACGCTCCATTAAACATGCTTGTTTGGAGCCGTTGAACTTGACGGTAACCGAAGCTGCGAAGGTTTTAGGAGTTGGCCGTCCAGCTTTAAGTGCAGTAATCAACGGTAAGGCAGGAATATCACCGGAGATGGCAATTCGTCTTGAGCAAGCATTCGGAAGCACAGCCGATACGTGGCTTGCAATGCAGACTGCATATGATCTGGCCCAAGCCCGTTTGAATTCAGGATCTATCAGGATAAAGCGGTTGGAACTGGCGTAA